A genomic window from Salvia hispanica cultivar TCC Black 2014 chromosome 5, UniMelb_Shisp_WGS_1.0, whole genome shotgun sequence includes:
- the LOC125186441 gene encoding LRR receptor-like serine/threonine-protein kinase ERL1, producing the protein MKRFFTEAYAYGAVLMVSHMITAYAMLDPIDFLTLQSIRKSMDDLPGSNYFASWDFTSDPCNFAGVYCDADRVIALNLGDPRAGSPGLTGRIDPAIAKLSSLAEFTIVPGRIFGALPHTLSQLKNLRFLAISRNFLSGEIPAGLGELRTLQTLDLSFNQLTGSIPFVVGTLPSLSNVILCHNRLSGSVPPFASRALTRLDLKHNDLSGSLSPDGLPPSLQYLSLSWNRISGPVDGILSRLNRLNYVDLSSNRFTGSIPGIVFSFPISNLQLQRNEFSGPVQPLNEVTIPTVDLSFNRLSGGISPLFATVSNLYLNNNRFTGEVPGSFVERLLSASIEILYLQHNYLTGIEIDPTVEIPVSTSLCLQYNCMVLPVETPCPFKAGRQKTRPTTQCVQWKG; encoded by the coding sequence ATGAAGCGTTTCTTCACCGAGGCCTATGCATACGGCGCCGTATTAATGGTATCTCATATGATCACGGCCTATGCGATGCTCGATCCCATCGATTTCCTCACCTTACAATCCATTCGAAAGAGCATGGATGATTTGCCCGGCTCCAACTACTTCGCCTCTTGGGATTTCACGTCGGACCCCTGCAACTTCGCCGGGGTCTACTGCGACGCAGATAGAGTGATCGCCCTCAATCTCGGCGATCCCCGGGCCGGTTCTCCCGGCCTCACGGGTCGGATTGACCCGGCCATCGCCAAGCTCTCCTCCTTAGCCGAGTTCACCATCGTTCCGGGTCGAATTTTCGGGGCATTGCCTCACACTCTGTCTCAGCTTAAAAACCTACGTTTTCTAGCAATCAGCCGGAATTTCCTCTCCGGAGAGATTCCAGCAGGCTTAGGCGAGCTCCGCACGCTACAGACGCTCGATCTCAGCTTCAATCAGCTCACCGGCAGTATCCCCTTCGTCGTTGGAACTTTGCCGTCGCTATCCAACGTTATCCTCTGCCACAACCGCCTCTCCGGTTCGGTTCCTCCGTTCGCATCTCGAGCCCTAACTCGACTCGACCTAAAACACAACGATCTATCCGGCTCTCTCTCGCCGGATGGTCTGCCGCCATCTCTCCAATACCTCTCATTATCGTGGAACCGGATCAGCGGCCCGGTCGACGGAATTCTATCTCGATTGAACCGTTTGAACTACGTGGACCTGAGCTCGAATCGGTTCACCGGCAGCATTCCGGGAATCGTGTTCAGTTTCCCGATCAGCAATCTCCAGCTTCAGAGAAACGAATTCTCCGGTCCAGTCCAACCATTAAATGAAGTGACAATCCCTACCGTCGATCTCAGCTTCAACCGCCTCTCGGGCGGAATTTCGCCGCTGTTCGCTACGGTTTCAAATCTGTATCTGAATAACAACAGGTTCACGGGGGAGGTGCCGGGCAGCTTCGTGGAGCGGTTATTATCTGCCAGCATAGAAATTCTTTACTTGCAGCATAATTATCTGACCGGGATCGAGATTGATCCGACGGTGGAGATACCGGTGAGCACCTCTCTATGCCTACAGTACAACTGCATGGTGCTGCCCGTGGAGACGCCCTGCCCGTTCAAGGCAGGGAGGCAGAAAACAAGGCCAACCACGCAGTGCGTTCAATGGAAAGGGTAA